In Alkalilimnicola sp. S0819, one genomic interval encodes:
- a CDS encoding helix-turn-helix domain-containing protein yields the protein MAETLGVSQQTFAHYEVGRLRVAAAMLPQLAEILDTLVEELLGQAAPPQPAKRGPAPKLQRQFEQLSQLPRAKQRFVMEMIDTVLQQAE from the coding sequence TTGGCCGAGACGCTGGGGGTCTCCCAGCAAACATTCGCCCACTACGAGGTGGGCCGGCTGAGGGTGGCCGCGGCCATGCTGCCGCAACTGGCGGAGATCCTGGATACGTTGGTGGAAGAGCTGCTGGGTCAGGCCGCGCCGCCGCAACCGGCCAAGCGCGGCCCGGCACCAAAGCTGCAACGCCAGTTCGAGCAGCTAAGCCAGCTGCCGCGGGCCAAACAGCGGTTCGTCATGGAGATGATTGATACCGTCCTGCAGCAGGCGGAGTAG